One region of Camelus bactrianus isolate YW-2024 breed Bactrian camel chromosome 22, ASM4877302v1, whole genome shotgun sequence genomic DNA includes:
- the TMED1 gene encoding transmembrane emp24 domain-containing protein 1 isoform X2 — translation MMAASAALALALWLLLPPVRVGGAGPPPIQDGEFTFLLPAGRKQCFYQSAPANASLETEYQVIGGAGLDVDFTLESPQGVLLVSESRKADGVHTTISEKLVFFELIFDSLQDDEELEGWAEAVEPEEMLDVKMEDIKESIETTRTRLERSIQMLTLLRAFEARDRNLQEGNLERVNFWSAVNVAVLLLVAVLQVCTLKRFFQDKRPVPT, via the exons ATGATGGCGGCCAGCGCGGCCCTAGCCTTGGCCCTGTGGCTATTACTACCGCCAGTGAGGGTAGGAGGGGCAGGGCCCCCGCCGATCCAGGACGGCGAGTTCACGTTCCTGTTGCCTGCGGGGCGGAAGCAGTGTTTCTATCAGTCTGCGCCGGCCAATGCAAGCCTTGAGACTGAGTACCAG GTGATCGGAGGTGCTGGGTTGGACGTGGATTTCACGCTGGAGAGCCCTCAGGGAGTGCTGCTGGTCAGCGAGTCCCGCAAGGCAGACGGGGTGCACAC CACCATCTCAGAGAAGCTGGTGTTCTTCGAACTCATCTTTGACAGCCTGCAGGATGACGAGGAGTtggagggctgggcagaggctgTGGAGCCCGAGGAGATGCTGGATGTCAAGATGGAAGACATCAAG GAGTCCATCGAGACTACAAGGACCCGGCTCGAGCGCAGCATCCAAATGCTGACTCTGCTGCGAGCCTTTGAGGCACGTGACCGCAACCTGCAAGAGGGTAACCTGGAACGGGTCAACTTTTGGTCAGCCGTGAACGTGGCCGTGTTGCTGCTCGTGGCCGTGCTGCAAGTCTGCACGCTCAAGCGCTTCTTTCAGGACAAGCGCCCAGTGCCTACGTAG
- the TMED1 gene encoding transmembrane emp24 domain-containing protein 1 isoform X1, whose protein sequence is MMAASAALALALWLLLPPVRVGGAGPPPIQDGEFTFLLPAGRKQCFYQSAPANASLETEYQVIGGAGLDVDFTLESPQGVLLVSESRKADGVHTVEPTEAGDYKLCFDNSFSTISEKLVFFELIFDSLQDDEELEGWAEAVEPEEMLDVKMEDIKESIETTRTRLERSIQMLTLLRAFEARDRNLQEGNLERVNFWSAVNVAVLLLVAVLQVCTLKRFFQDKRPVPT, encoded by the exons ATGATGGCGGCCAGCGCGGCCCTAGCCTTGGCCCTGTGGCTATTACTACCGCCAGTGAGGGTAGGAGGGGCAGGGCCCCCGCCGATCCAGGACGGCGAGTTCACGTTCCTGTTGCCTGCGGGGCGGAAGCAGTGTTTCTATCAGTCTGCGCCGGCCAATGCAAGCCTTGAGACTGAGTACCAG GTGATCGGAGGTGCTGGGTTGGACGTGGATTTCACGCTGGAGAGCCCTCAGGGAGTGCTGCTGGTCAGCGAGTCCCGCAAGGCAGACGGGGTGCACAC GGTGGAGCCCACGGAGGCCGGGGACTACAAGCTGTGCTTTGACAATTCCTTTAGCACCATCTCAGAGAAGCTGGTGTTCTTCGAACTCATCTTTGACAGCCTGCAGGATGACGAGGAGTtggagggctgggcagaggctgTGGAGCCCGAGGAGATGCTGGATGTCAAGATGGAAGACATCAAG GAGTCCATCGAGACTACAAGGACCCGGCTCGAGCGCAGCATCCAAATGCTGACTCTGCTGCGAGCCTTTGAGGCACGTGACCGCAACCTGCAAGAGGGTAACCTGGAACGGGTCAACTTTTGGTCAGCCGTGAACGTGGCCGTGTTGCTGCTCGTGGCCGTGCTGCAAGTCTGCACGCTCAAGCGCTTCTTTCAGGACAAGCGCCCAGTGCCTACGTAG